The Streptococcus toyakuensis genome has a window encoding:
- a CDS encoding DUF2130 domain-containing protein, whose protein sequence is MNEIKCPNCGEVFTVNESQYAELLSQVRTAEFDKELHDRMKQELALAEQKAMNEQQSKLAQKDQEIAQLQSQIQNFNTEKELAKKEVEQTSHQALLAKDKEVQALENKLATLRLEHENQLQKTLSNLEKERDQVKNQLLLQEKENELSLASVKQNYEAQLKAASEQVEFYKNFKAQQSTKAIGESLEQYAESEFNKVRSFAFPNAYFEKDNKVSARGSKGDFIFRECDENGVEIISIMFEMKNEADGTEKKHKNADFYKELDKDRREKNCEYAVLVTMLEADNDYFNTGIVDVSHEYEKMYVVRPQFFIQLIGLLRNAALNSLKYKQELALVREQNIDITHFEEDLDAFKLAFAKNYNSASTNFGKAIDEIDKAIKRMEEVKKFLTTSENQLRLANNKLEDVSVKKLTRKNPTMKAKFEALKGE, encoded by the coding sequence ATGAACGAAATCAAATGCCCCAACTGTGGGGAAGTCTTTACAGTAAATGAAAGTCAGTATGCCGAACTTTTGTCCCAAGTGAGAACAGCAGAGTTTGATAAGGAATTGCACGATCGGATGAAGCAGGAACTGGCCTTGGCTGAGCAAAAGGCCATGAATGAACAACAGTCTAAACTGGCTCAAAAAGACCAAGAAATTGCGCAATTACAGAGCCAAATCCAAAACTTTAATACAGAAAAAGAATTGGCCAAGAAAGAGGTTGAACAGACAAGCCATCAGGCTTTATTAGCAAAGGACAAGGAAGTACAGGCCTTGGAAAACAAATTAGCTACCTTGCGTTTGGAGCATGAAAATCAACTGCAAAAGACACTTTCTAACCTAGAAAAAGAACGAGATCAGGTCAAAAATCAGCTCCTTTTACAAGAAAAGGAAAACGAGCTTTCTCTTGCTTCTGTTAAACAAAACTATGAAGCCCAGCTTAAAGCAGCAAGTGAACAGGTCGAGTTTTATAAGAATTTTAAGGCTCAACAATCGACAAAAGCTATCGGGGAAAGTCTGGAACAGTATGCAGAGAGTGAGTTTAACAAGGTCCGTAGTTTTGCCTTTCCCAATGCCTACTTTGAGAAGGATAACAAGGTCTCTGCGCGTGGGTCTAAGGGGGACTTTATTTTCCGTGAATGTGATGAAAATGGGGTCGAGATTATCTCCATTATGTTTGAGATGAAAAATGAAGCAGATGGAACAGAGAAGAAGCACAAGAATGCAGATTTTTACAAGGAATTGGACAAGGACCGTCGGGAGAAGAACTGTGAATATGCCGTTTTGGTGACCATGCTTGAGGCCGATAACGATTACTTTAATACAGGGATTGTTGACGTCAGTCACGAGTATGAAAAGATGTATGTGGTCCGTCCTCAGTTCTTTATTCAGTTGATTGGGCTTTTGCGAAATGCGGCTCTTAATTCCCTTAAATACAAGCAAGAGTTGGCCTTGGTTCGCGAACAAAATATTGACATTACGCATTTTGAAGAAGACTTAGATGCCTTTAAACTAGCCTTTGCTAAGAACTATAACTCAGCTTCGACTAACTTTGGCAAAGCTATCGATGAAATTGACAAGGCCATCAAACGCATGGAAGAGGTCAAGAAATTCCTAACCACATCTGAAAACCAACTTCGCCTTGCAAACAACAAATTGGAAGATGTTTCCGTCAAAAAATTGACACGTAAAAATCCAACCATGAAAGCTAAGTTTGAAGCTCTGAAAGGGGAGTGA
- a CDS encoding O-acetylhomoserine aminocarboxypropyltransferase/cysteine synthase family protein produces MTRDFKFETLQLHAGQVVDPATKSRAVPIYQTTSFVFDDTQEGADLFALRKPGNIYTRITNPTTAAFEERIAALEGGVGALATASGMAAVTYTILALAHAGDHVVAASTIYGGTFNLLKETLPRYGITTTFVDVDNLEEVEAAINDNTRLVLIETLGNPLINIPDLEKLAEIAHKNQIPLVSDNTFATPYLINVFSHGVDIAIHSATKFIGGHGTTIGGVIVDSGRFDWAASGKFPQFVEEDPSYHNLSYTRDVGAAAFIIAVRVQLLRDTGAALSPFNAFLLLQGLETLSLRVERHVQNAEKIVDFLVNHPKVEKVNYPKLADSPYHALAEKYLPKGVGSIFTFHVKGGEAEARKVIDNLEIFSDLANVADAKSLVVHPATTTHGQLSEKDLEAAGVTPNQIRLSIGLENVEDLIEDLRLALEKI; encoded by the coding sequence ATGACTCGTGATTTTAAATTTGAAACCTTGCAACTACATGCTGGTCAAGTTGTGGATCCAGCCACCAAGTCTCGTGCAGTACCAATTTATCAAACAACATCCTTTGTTTTTGATGATACGCAGGAAGGTGCGGATTTGTTTGCCTTGAGAAAACCAGGAAATATCTATACTCGTATTACCAATCCTACAACAGCGGCCTTTGAAGAAAGAATCGCTGCTCTTGAAGGTGGTGTTGGAGCTCTTGCAACCGCATCAGGTATGGCAGCAGTGACTTATACGATTTTGGCTCTTGCCCATGCTGGTGACCATGTAGTGGCTGCTTCGACTATTTACGGTGGAACTTTCAATCTTTTGAAAGAAACTCTTCCTCGTTATGGTATTACAACAACCTTTGTCGATGTTGATAATTTGGAGGAAGTAGAAGCAGCTATCAATGACAATACCAGGCTTGTCTTGATTGAAACCTTGGGCAACCCCTTGATTAACATTCCAGATTTGGAAAAATTGGCAGAGATTGCTCATAAAAATCAGATTCCACTTGTTTCCGACAATACCTTTGCAACACCTTACTTGATTAACGTCTTTTCTCACGGTGTTGATATTGCCATTCACTCTGCGACTAAATTTATCGGGGGTCATGGTACGACTATTGGTGGAGTGATTGTCGATAGCGGGCGTTTTGACTGGGCGGCTTCAGGAAAATTCCCTCAATTTGTTGAGGAAGACCCAAGCTACCACAATTTGAGCTATACTCGTGATGTGGGGGCAGCAGCCTTTATTATCGCTGTCCGTGTTCAATTGCTTCGTGATACAGGGGCGGCCTTGTCACCATTTAATGCCTTCCTCTTGCTACAAGGACTTGAAACCCTTTCTCTTCGTGTGGAACGCCATGTGCAAAATGCTGAGAAAATTGTTGATTTCCTTGTCAACCATCCTAAGGTAGAAAAAGTCAACTATCCAAAACTTGCTGATAGTCCTTACCATGCCTTGGCTGAGAAATATTTGCCAAAAGGTGTGGGTTCCATCTTTACCTTCCATGTCAAAGGTGGGGAGGCAGAAGCACGCAAGGTCATTGATAATTTGGAAATCTTCTCTGACCTAGCAAACGTAGCAGATGCTAAATCACTTGTTGTCCATCCAGCAACAACCACTCACGGTCAATTGTCAGAAAAAGATCTGGAAGCTGCAGGTGTCACACCAAACCAAATCCGCTTGTCAATCGGTCTTGAAAATGTAGAAGATTTGATTGAAGACTTGCGCTTGGCCTTGGAAAAAATTTAA